A genomic window from Cyanobacteria bacterium FACHB-DQ100 includes:
- the ylqF gene encoding ribosome biogenesis GTPase YlqF, which yields MSAPSIQWYPGHIAKAERALLEQLKRVDVVLEVRDARIPLSTHHPQVDQWIGEKGRILVMNRVDMIPQKAREQWTQWFQERGEEPLFTDAQHGKGIEAIAKATQTAGVKMNQRRLDRGMLARPVRAVVIGFPNVGKSALINRLLKRRVVESARRAGVTRQLRWVRISDQIELLDAPGVLPNKLTDQQAAIKLAICDDIGEAAYDNQRVAASLVELLQSSSAALESRYGLAIADLTGESYIKTLADLNYKGDAERTARQVLTDFRKGNLGTIALELPPNE from the coding sequence ATGTCTGCACCTTCCATCCAGTGGTATCCCGGTCACATTGCCAAAGCTGAAAGAGCGCTTCTAGAGCAACTCAAGCGCGTCGATGTCGTGCTGGAAGTTCGGGATGCGCGAATTCCTTTGTCCACGCATCATCCGCAGGTCGATCAATGGATCGGGGAGAAAGGGCGAATTCTGGTAATGAATCGAGTGGATATGATCCCGCAAAAAGCAAGAGAGCAGTGGACACAGTGGTTTCAAGAGCGGGGCGAGGAGCCACTGTTTACGGATGCACAGCACGGCAAGGGGATCGAAGCGATCGCCAAAGCTACCCAAACGGCAGGAGTCAAAATGAATCAGCGCAGACTCGATCGCGGGATGCTGGCTCGTCCCGTTCGAGCCGTTGTTATTGGCTTTCCCAATGTCGGAAAATCGGCGCTGATCAATCGACTCCTCAAACGGCGAGTGGTCGAAAGTGCCCGTCGTGCCGGCGTAACGCGGCAACTGAGATGGGTGAGAATTTCTGACCAAATCGAATTACTCGACGCGCCCGGAGTTTTGCCCAACAAGCTTACAGATCAGCAAGCCGCCATTAAACTAGCCATCTGTGACGATATTGGCGAAGCAGCTTATGACAATCAAAGAGTTGCAGCATCTTTGGTGGAATTGTTGCAGTCCTCCTCTGCGGCATTGGAATCGCGCTACGGACTCGCGATCGCAGACCTAACCGGAGAAAGCTATATCAAAACCTTGGCAGACCTGAATTACAAGGGTGACGCAGAACGCACCGCACGACAAGTTCTCACTGACTTCCGCAAAGGAAACTTAGGCACGATCGCGCTGGAATTACCTCCAAATGAGTAA
- the ispG gene encoding (E)-4-hydroxy-3-methylbut-2-enyl-diphosphate synthase, giving the protein MQTLPTPIASATPVAQYSTDTTIHRRKTRSVPVGSISIGSDHPVAVQSMINEDTLDIEGSVAAIRRLHEIGCEIVRVTVPSLAHAKAMEEIRDRLHKTYMPVPLVADVHHNGMKIALEVANYVDNVRINPGLYVFEKPKTTEYTQAEFDAIGEKIRETLAPLVISLRDQHKSMRIGVNHGSLAERMLFTYGDTPEGMVESALEFIRICESLDFYNLEISLKASKVPVMLAANRLMVRRMDELGMAYPLHLGVTEAGDGEYGRIKSTAGIGTLLAEGIGDTIRVSLTEAPEKEIPVCYGILQALGLRRTMVEYVACPSCGRTLFNLEEVLQKVREATNHLTGLNIAVMGCIVNGPGEMADADYGYVGKQAGYISLYRGREEIKKVPEDQGVAELINLIKGDGKWIEPK; this is encoded by the coding sequence ATGCAAACTCTGCCTACCCCGATCGCCTCGGCTACTCCGGTGGCTCAGTATTCCACTGACACTACGATTCATCGTCGCAAAACTCGCTCTGTTCCTGTGGGTAGCATCTCGATCGGCAGCGATCATCCCGTCGCCGTTCAATCGATGATCAACGAAGACACGCTCGATATTGAAGGGTCAGTCGCGGCAATTCGTCGTCTGCATGAGATTGGCTGCGAGATCGTCCGCGTCACTGTTCCTAGCTTGGCACACGCGAAAGCGATGGAAGAAATCCGCGATCGCCTGCACAAAACTTATATGCCCGTTCCGCTCGTTGCAGATGTGCATCACAACGGCATGAAGATCGCCCTAGAAGTGGCAAATTACGTCGATAACGTGCGGATTAATCCCGGTCTGTATGTGTTTGAAAAGCCGAAAACCACCGAATACACGCAGGCTGAGTTTGACGCGATCGGCGAAAAGATTCGAGAAACGCTTGCTCCACTGGTGATCTCCCTGCGAGATCAGCACAAATCAATGCGAATCGGCGTGAACCACGGTTCGCTGGCGGAACGGATGCTGTTTACTTACGGTGATACCCCAGAAGGGATGGTAGAATCCGCGCTCGAATTCATCCGCATCTGCGAGTCGCTCGACTTCTACAACCTTGAAATCTCGCTTAAAGCCTCAAAAGTTCCGGTCATGCTGGCGGCGAATCGTTTGATGGTCAGACGCATGGACGAACTAGGGATGGCTTATCCGCTCCATCTCGGCGTGACCGAAGCGGGAGATGGCGAATATGGTCGGATTAAATCCACGGCTGGCATCGGTACCCTTTTAGCTGAGGGCATTGGTGACACTATTCGCGTTTCTCTAACCGAGGCTCCAGAAAAAGAGATTCCCGTTTGCTATGGCATTCTGCAAGCGTTGGGGCTGCGGCGCACGATGGTTGAGTATGTGGCTTGCCCGTCTTGTGGTCGCACCTTGTTCAATCTAGAAGAGGTCTTGCAAAAAGTCCGAGAAGCCACAAATCATCTAACCGGATTAAACATTGCCGTGATGGGCTGCATCGTCAATGGCCCAGGTGAAATGGCAGATGCCGACTATGGCTACGTCGGGAAGCAGGCGGGCTACATTTCCTTGTACCGAGGACGCGAAGAGATCAAGAAAGTCCCAGAAGATCAAGGCGTTGCAGAACTGATTAACCTGATCAAAGGGGACGGCAAATGGATCGAGCCGAAATAG
- a CDS encoding phosphoglycerate kinase: MPKKTVNDLSSAELQGKRVLVRADFNVPVDDQGNITDDTRIRAALPTIEALTSKGAKVILSSHFGRPKNGPEDKYRLTPVGKRLSELLGKPVVKTDDCIGDEVKSKVDAMQPGDVLLLENVRFYKEEEKNDPAFAEKLASVADLYVNDAFGTAHRAHASTEGVTKFLKPSVAGLLIEKELQYLQSAIENPQRPLAAIVGGSKVSSKIGVIETLLDKVDKLLIGGGMVFTFYKARGLSVGKSLVEEDKLELAKSLEAKAKEKGVELLLPTDVVVADNFAPDANTQTVSVENIPDGWMGLDIGPDSVKTFQAALADCKSVIWNGPMGVFEMDKFAKGTEAIAHTLAELTPKGTATIIGGGDSVAAVEKVGVASQMSHISTGGGASLELLEGKELPGIAALDEA; this comes from the coding sequence GTGCCGAAAAAGACTGTCAATGATTTATCGTCCGCCGAATTACAAGGCAAGCGTGTTTTAGTTCGGGCAGATTTCAACGTGCCTGTGGATGATCAAGGGAACATTACCGATGACACGAGAATTCGCGCAGCATTGCCCACGATCGAAGCGCTCACCTCAAAAGGAGCAAAAGTAATTTTATCCAGTCACTTCGGTCGTCCGAAAAATGGCCCCGAAGATAAATATCGCTTAACTCCGGTCGGAAAAAGACTTTCAGAACTGCTCGGTAAGCCCGTGGTCAAGACCGATGACTGTATCGGGGATGAAGTGAAGTCGAAAGTCGATGCGATGCAGCCTGGAGACGTTCTGCTGCTAGAGAACGTGCGGTTCTACAAGGAAGAAGAAAAGAACGATCCGGCATTTGCTGAGAAATTAGCCTCAGTTGCAGATTTATACGTCAACGATGCATTTGGAACCGCTCACCGCGCCCACGCTTCGACCGAAGGCGTAACCAAATTCCTTAAGCCTTCTGTTGCAGGATTGCTGATCGAGAAAGAGCTGCAATATCTGCAAAGCGCGATCGAAAATCCTCAGCGTCCCTTGGCAGCGATCGTTGGTGGCTCGAAAGTTTCCAGCAAAATCGGCGTAATCGAAACCCTGCTCGATAAGGTAGACAAATTGCTGATCGGCGGCGGTATGGTGTTCACGTTCTATAAAGCGCGTGGCTTGTCGGTCGGCAAATCCTTGGTAGAAGAAGACAAGCTGGAACTTGCGAAATCCTTGGAAGCGAAAGCGAAAGAGAAAGGCGTTGAACTGCTGCTGCCAACTGATGTTGTGGTTGCCGATAACTTTGCGCCCGATGCCAACACTCAAACCGTGAGCGTCGAAAATATCCCCGATGGCTGGATGGGCTTAGATATTGGCCCCGACTCTGTGAAAACCTTCCAAGCGGCTCTGGCTGACTGCAAGAGCGTGATCTGGAATGGGCCGATGGGCGTGTTTGAAATGGATAAATTCGCCAAAGGAACTGAGGCGATCGCGCACACTTTAGCTGAACTCACCCCGAAAGGTACAGCGACCATTATTGGCGGCGGCGATTCGGTTGCAGCCGTTGAGAAAGTCGGAGTGGCAAGTCAAATGAGCCACATTTCGACGGGCGGTGGCGCAAGTCTGGAACTGCTTGAAGGCAAAGAACTTCCGGGAATTGCAGCGCTCGATGAAGCGTAG
- a CDS encoding type IV pilus twitching motility protein PilT — protein MTLESQRSSAPHTESTAAIRDIPPPPAPRMPPAPPPSLRTVPNLSAEVTEPAVRNGATQTLAMPASRPPAPPVPIPASSPSAPLTTPTGATPPPAMGHRPTIPPSVPTASRRSDSPTLEQIIRTAFDKGFSDVHLGVGEVPRYRNRGEIETTEWSETDHATFMGWLREVLSEEEISQFEESMDFDGATQYDFARVRINIFGSLHGPAMVLRLIPLKILTMEQLNLPTVFKDICHYHKGLILITGPTGSGKSTTLAAMIDYINKEMPKNIITIEDPIEFIHKSRKALIKHREVGMHTRKFDNALKAALREDPDIILVGEMRDKETVNTALKAAQTGHLVMGTLHTNSAVKTIERILSLYQPNEQATMRVALAESLVAVVAQGLCRTTDGKRAAFHDILINTDAIRDYIRKGELDEIEAIIPRCGFDGMCTMNQSLYKLYEQGQITEEVALEMSPKQNEMAQMLRGRV, from the coding sequence ATGACACTAGAATCACAGCGTTCATCCGCGCCGCACACTGAGAGCACTGCCGCCATTCGCGACATTCCTCCGCCACCTGCTCCAAGAATGCCTCCTGCACCGCCGCCTTCCCTGCGGACGGTGCCCAATCTATCTGCGGAAGTGACTGAGCCAGCAGTAAGAAATGGCGCGACTCAAACCTTGGCAATGCCTGCAAGTCGTCCGCCCGCTCCGCCTGTCCCAATTCCAGCTAGTTCGCCTTCTGCACCGTTGACAACTCCGACTGGAGCAACTCCTCCCCCTGCAATGGGACATCGCCCCACAATTCCACCGTCTGTCCCAACTGCGTCTCGTCGCTCTGACTCACCGACCCTAGAACAAATCATCCGCACCGCATTTGATAAAGGATTTTCGGATGTTCATTTGGGAGTGGGTGAAGTTCCGCGCTATCGCAACCGAGGCGAAATCGAAACGACCGAATGGTCTGAAACGGATCATGCAACGTTCATGGGTTGGCTGCGGGAAGTATTGTCTGAGGAGGAGATCAGCCAGTTTGAAGAAAGTATGGACTTCGACGGTGCGACTCAGTACGACTTTGCACGGGTTCGGATTAATATCTTCGGTTCGCTACACGGCCCAGCGATGGTGCTGCGTTTGATTCCGCTGAAAATCCTGACGATGGAGCAGCTAAACCTGCCAACGGTGTTCAAGGATATCTGTCACTATCACAAGGGGTTGATTCTAATTACAGGTCCTACCGGATCAGGGAAATCGACTACGCTGGCAGCGATGATCGATTACATCAATAAGGAGATGCCGAAGAATATTATTACGATCGAAGACCCGATCGAATTTATTCACAAAAGCCGCAAAGCCTTGATCAAGCACCGCGAAGTTGGAATGCACACTCGCAAGTTTGACAACGCTCTGAAAGCCGCGCTCCGGGAAGACCCAGACATCATCCTGGTCGGTGAAATGCGGGATAAGGAAACGGTCAACACAGCCTTAAAAGCAGCGCAAACGGGTCACTTAGTCATGGGAACCCTGCACACGAATAGCGCGGTGAAAACGATCGAGCGGATTCTCAGCCTTTATCAACCGAACGAACAGGCAACGATGCGGGTTGCGCTGGCGGAATCGCTGGTGGCGGTCGTCGCACAAGGGCTATGTCGGACGACGGACGGCAAGCGGGCAGCGTTCCATGACATCTTGATCAATACTGATGCGATTCGAGATTACATCCGCAAAGGGGAACTCGATGAGATTGAAGCAATTATTCCTCGCTGCGGATTTGACGGGATGTGTACGATGAATCAATCGTTGTACAAGCTGTACGAGCAAGGTCAAATTACGGAAGAAGTGGCGCTGGAAATGTCGCCGAAGCAAAACGAAATGGCGCAAATGCTACGCGGTCGAGTTTAA
- a CDS encoding PDZ domain-containing protein has translation MTKRALVLGATAAAVTAVTITGAGIHLNKGQAFFRDSPKELVDEVWQVIDRNYVDATFNQVDWKSVRSQYLNRSYKDKTEAYKSIREMLKRLGDPYTRFMDPDEFRNMQIDTSGELTGVGIQLAADEKTKKLTVISPIEGSPASAAGVQAKDIIQQIDGKSTEGMDVNKAVTLIRGPVNTQVKLTVLRGTQQLEFNLKRAKIEIHPVRASVQQSPTGKVGYIRLVQFSANAAPEMREAIQKLEKENVTGYVLDLRSNPGGLLYASVDIARMWVPKGGIVSTVDRQGISDKEEANGRALTDKPLVVLVDGGSASASEILSGAIQDNKRGTIVGTKTFGKGLVQSVRSLGDGSGMAVTIAKYLTPKGRDINKHGIDPDVVVELSEQQRQALVKDREKIGTANDPQYVKAMQVLNQAITAKQGNRAKN, from the coding sequence ATGACGAAACGAGCGCTTGTCTTAGGAGCAACGGCTGCCGCCGTTACCGCAGTGACCATCACCGGAGCCGGGATTCATCTTAATAAAGGGCAAGCGTTCTTTCGGGATAGTCCTAAAGAGCTTGTGGATGAAGTCTGGCAAGTGATCGATCGCAATTACGTCGATGCGACCTTTAATCAGGTCGATTGGAAATCGGTGCGGAGCCAATATCTCAACCGCAGCTACAAAGACAAAACCGAAGCCTACAAGTCAATTCGGGAAATGCTCAAGCGATTGGGCGACCCCTACACGCGCTTTATGGACCCGGACGAGTTTCGCAATATGCAGATCGATACTTCCGGTGAGTTGACGGGCGTGGGAATCCAGCTTGCAGCCGATGAAAAAACCAAGAAACTCACGGTAATTTCGCCGATCGAGGGGAGTCCTGCTTCAGCCGCCGGAGTCCAGGCGAAAGACATCATCCAGCAGATCGACGGCAAAAGCACTGAAGGAATGGACGTGAACAAAGCCGTGACGCTGATTCGCGGGCCTGTGAACACTCAAGTCAAGCTCACGGTTCTACGCGGTACTCAGCAGCTAGAGTTCAACCTCAAACGCGCCAAAATCGAAATTCATCCCGTTCGCGCTAGCGTTCAGCAATCGCCCACGGGCAAGGTCGGCTACATTCGTCTCGTTCAGTTCAGCGCAAATGCCGCTCCGGAGATGCGTGAAGCCATTCAAAAGCTGGAAAAAGAGAACGTCACAGGCTATGTGCTTGACCTACGATCGAACCCCGGCGGATTGCTCTACGCCAGCGTGGACATCGCTCGGATGTGGGTTCCCAAAGGCGGCATCGTCTCAACCGTCGATCGCCAGGGCATTTCAGATAAAGAAGAAGCCAACGGTCGCGCCTTGACCGATAAGCCGCTCGTCGTACTGGTAGATGGCGGTTCAGCCAGCGCCAGTGAAATTCTCTCTGGCGCCATTCAAGATAACAAGCGCGGCACGATCGTCGGAACGAAAACGTTTGGTAAGGGTTTAGTCCAATCGGTTCGCAGCCTGGGTGACGGATCGGGAATGGCAGTGACGATCGCGAAATATCTCACGCCCAAGGGTCGCGACATCAACAAGCATGGAATTGACCCAGATGTGGTGGTTGAACTGAGCGAACAGCAGCGGCAAGCTTTAGTGAAAGACCGCGAGAAGATTGGCACTGCTAACGACCCGCAGTACGTCAAAGCCATGCAGGTACTCAACCAAGCCATTACTGCTAAACAAGGCAACCGCGCTAAAAACTAG
- a CDS encoding ABC transporter substrate-binding protein → MSNLASRPKLGRALSLAALTLSVGLLAAACQESTPPTGQGGTASPAGSAAPAGGLKIGSLLPSTGDLASVGQQMVNAVPMLVDAVNQCGGVNGQPVTLVSVDDQTDPAAGAEGMTRLAEREKVAGVVGSFASSVSTAAIPIAVRNKVVLISPGSTSPVFTQQAKEGKYQGYWARTAPPDIYQAQALAKLASERNLKTAGTIVINNDYGVGFEREFVKSFEALGGKVTNKDRPTRYDPKATTVEAEAAAAFAGNPQVVMAVMYADTGSLIAKSAYEQGKSQNMQFLFTDGVYSQDFVDKVGKGQNNRSIVAGALGTVPGASGAGLAAFTKLWEEKQKRPLVAYAPHAWDAAAILALAAQAAKSNTGEAMKDKLREVTNAPGEVVTDVCKGLELLRQGKDINYQGASGDVDIDAAGDVVGSYDVWTVEPDGKLKTIGKVNPR, encoded by the coding sequence ATGAGTAACCTGGCTTCTCGCCCTAAACTTGGTCGCGCTCTGTCGCTGGCTGCCCTCACGCTCTCTGTGGGGTTACTTGCTGCCGCTTGCCAAGAATCCACCCCACCTACCGGACAAGGCGGAACGGCATCACCTGCTGGCTCTGCCGCACCTGCTGGGGGCTTAAAAATCGGTTCGCTCCTGCCTTCAACGGGAGACCTCGCCTCAGTCGGACAGCAAATGGTCAACGCTGTTCCGATGCTGGTGGATGCCGTGAATCAGTGCGGTGGTGTCAACGGTCAACCTGTTACCCTTGTTAGCGTAGACGACCAAACCGATCCCGCCGCAGGTGCAGAAGGCATGACGCGATTGGCAGAACGGGAAAAAGTCGCGGGCGTTGTCGGTTCGTTCGCCAGTAGCGTTTCAACGGCTGCGATCCCGATCGCCGTTCGCAATAAAGTTGTCCTCATCTCTCCTGGAAGCACCAGTCCTGTATTCACTCAGCAAGCCAAAGAAGGCAAGTATCAAGGCTATTGGGCAAGAACTGCACCGCCCGACATCTATCAAGCGCAAGCGTTGGCAAAACTTGCCAGTGAGCGCAATCTGAAAACGGCTGGAACGATCGTGATCAACAACGATTACGGGGTTGGCTTTGAGCGCGAGTTTGTCAAATCGTTTGAAGCGCTGGGTGGCAAGGTGACGAACAAAGACAGACCGACTCGGTATGATCCGAAGGCGACGACCGTTGAAGCCGAAGCCGCCGCAGCTTTTGCCGGAAATCCACAAGTGGTCATGGCAGTGATGTATGCCGACACGGGCAGCTTGATTGCGAAATCTGCTTACGAACAAGGAAAAAGCCAGAATATGCAGTTTTTATTCACCGATGGCGTGTACTCGCAGGATTTCGTGGATAAAGTTGGCAAAGGACAGAACAACCGATCGATTGTCGCCGGAGCGCTTGGAACCGTTCCGGGCGCGAGTGGTGCAGGGTTAGCTGCCTTTACCAAACTGTGGGAAGAAAAGCAAAAACGTCCGCTCGTGGCTTATGCGCCTCATGCGTGGGATGCCGCTGCGATTTTGGCATTAGCCGCGCAAGCTGCAAAGTCAAATACGGGCGAGGCGATGAAAGATAAGCTACGCGAGGTGACGAATGCACCCGGAGAAGTGGTAACGGATGTGTGTAAGGGCTTAGAGCTGCTGCGTCAAGGAAAAGACATCAACTATCAAGGTGCGAGTGGGGATGTTGATATTGACGCAGCAGGCGATGTTGTCGGTAGTTACGATGTCTGGACAGTTGAACCGGATGGAAAGCTGAAGACGATCGGTAAAGTCAATCCGAGATAA
- the lipA gene encoding lipoyl synthase: protein MVVKPEWLRVKAPQWERVGTVKEVLRDLALNTVCEEASCPNIGECFNAGTATFLIMGPACTRACPYCDIDFEKKPKPLDPTEPTRLAEAVRRMRLNHVVVTSVNRDDLPDGGASQFVRCIQEIRSVSPQTTIEVLIPDLCGDWDALEVILSASPEVLNHNTETISRLYRRVRPQGNYARSLELLKQVRKSNPSVYTKSGIMVGLGETDAEVRETMQDLRAVNCDILTIGQYLQPSQKHLGVQNFVKPEQFDAWRDYGESIGFLQVVSTPLTRSSYHAEQVQALMKQYPR from the coding sequence GTGGTTGTTAAACCGGAATGGCTACGGGTCAAAGCTCCTCAGTGGGAGCGAGTCGGAACTGTCAAGGAAGTCTTGCGAGATTTAGCGCTGAATACGGTGTGCGAAGAGGCATCTTGCCCGAATATCGGTGAGTGCTTTAATGCGGGAACAGCGACATTTTTGATCATGGGGCCTGCTTGTACTCGTGCTTGCCCCTATTGCGACATTGATTTTGAGAAGAAGCCAAAGCCGCTTGATCCGACGGAGCCGACTCGACTCGCGGAAGCGGTACGACGAATGCGGTTGAATCATGTCGTGGTGACTTCGGTGAATCGGGATGATTTGCCGGATGGTGGAGCATCGCAGTTTGTTCGCTGTATTCAGGAGATCCGATCGGTTTCGCCTCAAACGACGATCGAAGTTTTGATTCCGGATTTGTGCGGCGATTGGGACGCGCTGGAGGTCATTTTAAGTGCGTCTCCTGAAGTGCTGAATCACAATACTGAAACGATTTCACGGCTGTATCGTCGGGTACGTCCGCAAGGGAATTATGCACGATCGCTCGAATTGCTGAAACAGGTACGCAAGAGTAATCCAAGCGTTTACACCAAGTCGGGGATCATGGTGGGATTGGGTGAAACCGATGCTGAAGTGCGCGAGACGATGCAGGACTTGAGAGCGGTGAACTGCGATATTTTGACGATCGGGCAGTATCTCCAACCGAGCCAGAAGCATTTAGGGGTGCAGAATTTTGTTAAACCAGAGCAGTTTGATGCTTGGCGGGACTATGGCGAATCGATCGGCTTTTTGCAGGTGGTTTCGACTCCATTAACTCGGAGTTCCTATCATGCCGAGCAGGTTCAGGCGCTGATGAAGCAGTATCCGCGATGA
- the pgl gene encoding 6-phosphogluconolactonase: MNPQIEILADLNALVDRALELVVENLHAAIATRNIATIALSGGSTPKPLYEKLAQQNLPWDKLHIFWGDERYVPADHPDSNQRMARLAWLDKVPIPPANIHPMPTDDAAPAIAAQKHEAELQTFFNAKPGEFPAFDLILLGIGDDAHTASLFPHTPALQVRDRLITVGDKDGNPRITFTAPLINAAQTVIFMVAGASKYNALTQIFADQADENTYPARLIKPQGELWWLLERSTNFSK; this comes from the coding sequence ATGAATCCACAGATTGAAATTCTCGCTGATCTAAATGCGCTCGTCGATCGTGCCCTCGAACTCGTGGTCGAAAACCTCCACGCTGCGATCGCAACTCGCAACATTGCCACGATCGCGCTTTCCGGCGGTAGCACTCCCAAACCGCTCTACGAAAAACTAGCGCAGCAAAATCTTCCTTGGGATAAGCTCCACATCTTTTGGGGTGACGAACGCTATGTTCCGGCAGATCATCCCGACAGCAATCAACGCATGGCTCGTTTGGCTTGGTTGGATAAAGTGCCGATTCCCCCTGCAAATATTCATCCGATGCCAACCGATGACGCTGCTCCGGCGATCGCCGCTCAAAAACACGAAGCCGAACTGCAAACCTTTTTCAACGCCAAGCCGGGAGAATTTCCCGCTTTCGATTTGATTTTGCTTGGTATCGGCGATGATGCTCACACGGCCTCCCTGTTTCCTCATACCCCTGCTTTACAAGTGCGCGATCGTCTCATCACTGTGGGCGACAAAGATGGCAATCCCCGCATCACCTTCACTGCACCGCTAATCAATGCAGCACAGACCGTCATCTTCATGGTGGCGGGCGCAAGCAAATACAACGCCCTCACTCAGATTTTTGCCGACCAAGCAGATGAAAATACTTACCCTGCAAGACTGATCAAGCCGCAAGGTGAACTCTGGTGGTTACTCGAACGATCGACGAATTTCAGTAAATAA
- a CDS encoding Uma2 family endonuclease gives MTQAKPKFATFEEYLEFDDGTDNRYELIDGELFALPPESEPNDFIPNLLLLKLVEAGVPPRLIRPHTCEVQVPVLQREDAANRYPDLVILDQVHLALTQKRLTILIDAPPPQLVVEVLSPGKANRDRDLIRKRAQYAKRGIPEYWLIDPENRSITVLALQGEEYAEIGTFQDDRSIRSLRFPQLTPAQLFEN, from the coding sequence ATGACTCAAGCCAAACCCAAATTTGCCACGTTTGAAGAGTACCTGGAATTCGATGACGGGACAGATAATCGCTATGAGCTGATCGATGGAGAATTATTCGCCTTGCCACCAGAATCTGAGCCGAATGATTTTATTCCTAACCTTCTTCTACTTAAACTTGTAGAGGCAGGAGTTCCACCTCGGTTAATTCGCCCTCATACCTGCGAAGTTCAAGTTCCAGTGCTGCAAAGAGAAGATGCAGCAAACCGATATCCTGACTTGGTGATTCTAGATCAAGTTCACCTAGCTCTGACTCAGAAACGCCTTACGATCCTAATTGACGCACCGCCTCCTCAGCTTGTCGTTGAGGTACTCAGTCCTGGAAAAGCCAATCGCGATCGTGATCTCATTCGCAAACGCGCTCAATACGCCAAGCGTGGCATTCCTGAGTATTGGCTAATTGATCCCGAAAATCGATCCATCACGGTTCTGGCACTTCAAGGTGAGGAATACGCTGAAATCGGAACATTCCAGGACGATCGCTCGATCCGCTCCCTCCGATTTCCCCAACTCACGCCCGCCCAACTCTTCGAGAATTAA
- a CDS encoding universal stress protein, whose translation MFKTVLFPIDESRDSRQAVETVADVVKVHQSRLILLSVVETMSDHPDAMSSPTAVATLLESARSLFSQQGIEVDAIEREGKPAFTICDVADEVEADLIIMGCRGLGLTTEGASDSVTNRVISLSPCPVLVVP comes from the coding sequence ATGTTTAAGACTGTATTGTTTCCGATCGATGAAAGCCGCGATTCCCGTCAAGCGGTTGAAACGGTTGCGGATGTCGTCAAAGTGCATCAAAGCCGCTTGATTCTGCTCTCGGTAGTGGAAACGATGAGCGATCATCCCGATGCGATGTCGTCTCCGACAGCCGTCGCGACACTGCTGGAAAGTGCCCGTTCGCTCTTTTCGCAGCAGGGGATCGAAGTCGATGCGATCGAGCGCGAGGGCAAGCCTGCCTTTACCATTTGTGATGTCGCTGATGAGGTAGAAGCCGATTTGATTATCATGGGATGTCGGGGTCTCGGACTCACGACCGAAGGCGCATCCGATAGCGTCACCAATCGAGTGATCAGCCTTTCTCCCTGTCCTGTCCTAGTCGTTCCTTAA